One genomic segment of Plasmodium cynomolgi strain B DNA, chromosome 14, whole genome shotgun sequence includes these proteins:
- a CDS encoding hypothetical protein (putative), which yields MDYTDESSEDIHSKSGSSSDGSEDQSAECTEGEEESGKELHAADRKKTYRCASCGRAVEDVLIFSCKHLICLICASEQLHKKYEKCMKACSEEEEKTKRSRNHKISECFLNSKGVASAIDNDKLSELFKKEKIGYITCYICNVKNKLTLDTIELLTKVGLFSHDVLNVHKFFFNSNISREYPNGNISEDHIKKKSVQFNDTLNSDVVKNEDLKKLLVSSNMYRYLDENTDDMAKYSYICNVCSLNEAVMYCNDCVEYLCKECCSSIHQEDIINKVNFTDKKSHDYYEINKKGLHLKKIVKSPKKFLNITKEDIEILHDTDGDSSENKFVDENLREKKFGDNYSKAIYKVYDDDNSDFDNYDENHFYERKKKIIDREDTKKKRIQISKKLNDLVEDMKNGSSYDSENSSAKGTTGSVARTGGGFKGGTASGKSRAKAKRGKNRAKHRRTPRATEKRACNPVRGKKKNQTGEAEGEEGTCLLSNSTVSHVDVSSNESSISSDNNSEREISITDISRGAHKIDSNMILKDESINSKNFTTIENIRCSQHYNYPIQYFCHTCCNKCFCSECAINGVHTSECNIENINTAFITVLNNYLIKWNEIINELINDLNRNFYESLEDIKNDWSLTLSECYYDLNSKIGYITNNLSKKEKEIFEQLDLYMDTFKRENINYIELLDSKYDEIEKTINIIRDNKFQNNPIEMIKFYRKNINAIDRTILVNNDFKPIEDLSKIRQSKIFYMDLYASQIVSYMRYLQAFLKSSGPDLPSP from the exons ATGGATTATACGGACGAGTCTAGTGAAGATATACATTCCAAAAGCGGGAGCTCTTCTGACGGGTCAGAGGATCAGAGTGCTGAGTGCacggaaggggaagaagagtcAGGAAAGGAGTTGCATGCCGCCGACAGGAAGAA AACATACCGATGCGCTAGCTGCGGAAGAGCCGTGGAGGATGTCCTGATTTTCTCATGCAAGCATTTAATTTGCCTAATTTGTGCCAGCGAGCAACTCCACAAAAAGTACGAAAAATGCATGAAGGCATGTtcagaggaagaagaaaagacgAAGAGGTCGCGAAATCACAAAATAAGCGAATGCTTTTTAAACTCCAAAGGAGTAGCCAGCGCAATAGATAATGACAAACTAAGTGAACtattcaaaaaagaaaaaataggtTACATCACATGCTACATATGTAATGTTAAGAATAAACTTACCCTAGACACGATTGAGTTGTTGACAAAGGTTGGGTTATTTTCCCATGACGTTTTGAATGTCcacaagttttttttcaattcgaaCATAAGTAGGGAATATCCGAATGGGAATATTAGTGAAGaccatattaaaaaaaagagcgttCAATTTAACGATACGCTAAACAGCGatgttgttaaaaatgaggatTTGAAGAAGCTACTAGTCTCAAGTAACATGTACAGATATTTAGACGAGAATACAGATGATATGGCTAAATATTCGTATATATGTAACGTGTGCTCATTGAACGAAGCAGTGATGTACTGCAATGACTGTGTAGAGTATCTGTGCAAAGAATGCTGCAGCAGCATTCACCAGGAGGATATCATAAATAAGGTAAATTTTACGGATAAGAAAAGTCATGATTATTATGAAATCAACAAGAAAGGGTTacatcttaaaaaaattgtaaagtcgccaaaaaaattcctcaACATAACGAAGGAAGACATTGAAATATTGCACGATACGGATGGAGATAGCTCGGAAAATAAATTCGTAGACGAAAAtttacgagaaaaaaaatttggagataATTACTCCAAGGCCATTTACAAAGTGTACGATGATGATAACTCCGATTTTGACAACTATGATGAGAATCACTTTTATgagagaaagaagaagattaTAGATAGGGAAGAcacgaagaaaaagaggatcCAAATTTCGAAGAAGCTGAATGATTTGGTGGAGGacatgaaaaatggaagcagCTATGACAGTGAGAATTCTTCCGCAAAGGGGACCACAGGGTCAGTAGCCCGCACCGGAGGGGGGTTCAAAGGCGGAACGGCAAGTGGAAAGTCTCGTGCGAAAGCGAAGCGAGGGAAGAATCGCGCTAAGCATCGCCGCACACCTCGTGCAACAGAGAAGCGCGCGTGTAATCCTGTACGAGGtaagaagaagaatcaaacgggggaagctGAGGGAGAGGAAGGAACATGCCTTCTGTCGAACAGCACAGTTTCCCATGTAGATGTTAGCTCCAATGAGAGTTCCATCTCGTCGGACAACAATTCCGAAAGGGAAATATCCATAACGGATATAAGCAGAGGAGCACATAAAATTGACAGCAATATGATCCTGAAGGATGAAAGtataaatagtaaaaatttcACAACGATCGAGAATATCAGATGCAGCCAGCATTATAATTACCCAATCCAATATTTCTGTCACACATGTTGTAACAAATGCTTCTGTTCCGAATGTGCAATTAATGGAGTACACACAAGTGAGTGTaacattgaaaatataaacacgGCATTCATAACggtattaaataattacttAATAAAATGGAACGAAATTATAAATGAGCTAATAAACGATTTAAAtagaaatttttatgaatcgCTGGAAGATATTAAAAACGATTGGTCTCTTACCCTAAGCGAATGCTACTATGACTTGAACAGTAAAATAGGGTACATCACTAATAACCTGtcaaagaaggagaaagaaattTTCGAACAGCTGGATCTTTACATGGATACATTTAAGAGGGAAAACATAAACTATATCGAACTGCTGGACTCTAAATATGACGAGATTGAGAAAACGATTAATATCATTCGGGAcaataaatttcaaaataatcCAATCgagatgataaaattttataggAAGAATATTAATGCCATTGACAGGACTATTTTGGTAAATAATGACTTTAAGCCTATAGAAGATTTGTCAAAAATTCGACagagtaaaattttttacatggaTTTGTACGCCTCGCAGATTGTCAGTTATATGCGGTACTTGCAGGCCTTTTTGAAGTCCAGCGGTCCCGATTTACCGTCTCCCTAG
- a CDS encoding hypothetical protein (putative): MDNGGIRKRKDAKENKVNVQGGMNFPSNEAAANNGNWNGGSVTKGKNEHWDSNRSSWGSFSNMGSSARRDSSSDNSKSGKKKSLGIFNSSNISAISNNCMKSFNNMLSNINYNINSSVGHGTSGGGHFNDRPGASTETTFYENQFKNLNLAKGISYLSNIANPQQKFTSDSRNIPGNKSNFNFFRNYENNLAQKRENSTSGTNQYSNSSQGKYANNSRANMTRSTNRSTVNSQNLESFLNNKEIQNPNYNITGFGNNYTSEINNLRNINNDETYCTCLDNLLRNHGNIDSNEMLKYNDKNINCLNDIIFLDVYRAYNVLTYMQEKVNIIIYTIKIIGKKLKKTGPGRNFMKKISDLLKTTTLKKSITKDVKSKLSKFLIVPIIHPGVATDPRLHFIKRKILFMLQLWHDSFILHQHIAAAVFNEYKSLKEKGITFPIINKAEKFYVKNADASPSFSDDNILHDLPLKLPQINNIMKSLKEIKHMHNDEEKSKCIAIVAKYKDLVFQSINKLSDYKGNVNISVTLNSLLYINDQICIFEKWEKERENGDGSGNGFKSTLRDKATEEETEKRKQKGKKKKNKKKETFNQSNINEIIFNKYDPWNTEKKEDKNEAQQENDTFFNEPVASFTSATSAKFMTEQTDTLFNSKNGASYDSENLFSFFGEESIKTDGKNAPKKDNEMEDKYSVFNELNFSNDSAHLSSNNFQPGMANLNVNSQTTPLKPSNQLPHVHIAQQDSNAPNKRTTQNNNFDSDKGRNNLLPKGQGQNSNLHSNTVNGLPPHEHNSPLHKNERKAVAPIPGKTTPSPHIHILTSEPDEENFQVGLTNDSFNLTQIEISNQSYLSERNRSRNGGFTGDSLPNDVNATAGNVQNGIVVKTSDINDLASRNNSQKGEKKVNVSRDSDPPFNGINFDNIIDSAETSQNAIKQNEPKATGQRNITKEEPLTNENANEPNYDYLFETFDFGPSGNNSGEANVEMNASSVAEKQSNLKTPSESNPPDVGSNRANEQTNTKEVCDTSIKNVHGGTSDMVLDQVNKEATSMNTKHNPVSRTTVNNDDLYSHLNQLTPVSSVNDESRSGDKISSDKNKCDSESPNNASNLEEEIPKKGYQDDGIVGQCKEEQGVEEKKHPDSSPIAEEKANEKDKKEDNPDEASNADSNGINFDEIDEITKAIDDLNDNFENMNIYKYDN; the protein is encoded by the exons ATGGATAACGGTGGAatcagaaaaagaaaagatgCGAAAGAGAACAAAGTAAACGTGCAGGGAGGGATGAATTTCCCATCAAATGAAGCCGCGGCAAATAATGGAAACTGGAACGGAGGCAGTGtgacaaaagggaaaaatgagcACTGGGATTCGAACAGAAGCTCATGGGGGTCGTTCTCAAATATGGGTTCAAGCGCGAGGAGGGACTCATCAAGCGATAACTCTAAGtcggggaaaaagaaatcttTAGGCATATTCAACAGCTCGAACATCAGTGCTATATCGAATAACTGCATGAAATCGTTTAACAATATGTTGAGTAATATTAACTACAACATAAACAGCTCCGTGGGCCATGGCACCAGTGGAGGAGGCCACTTCAATGACAGACCAGGGGCTTCAACGGAGACCACCTTCTACGAAAATCAGTTTAAAAATCTGAACCTCGCTAAAGGAATAAGCTACCTAAGCAATATAGCTAACCCACAGCAAAAATTCACCTCCGATAGTAGGAACATACCGGGAAATAAAAGCAACTTTAACTTTTTCCGTAACTATGAAAATAACCTAGcgcagaaaagggaaaacagtACAAGTGGAACAAATCAATACAGTAACTCCTCTCAGGGGAAGTATGCCAACAATAGTAGGGCAAATATGACGAGGTCAACAAATAGAAGCACAGTTAATAGCCAAAATTTAGAAagctttttaaataacaaaGAAATTCAAAACCCAAATTATAACATCACAGGATTTGGAAATAACTACACAAGTGAAATAAATAActtaagaaatataaataatgatgAGACGTATTGTACATGTCTTGATAACCTGCTACGAAATCATGGAAATATCGATTCGAATGAAATgctaaaatataatgataaaaatatcaattgCTTAAACGACATAATATTCCTAGATGTGTATAGAGCATATAACGTTTTAACTTATATGCAAGAAAAGGTCAACATTATAATTTACACCATAAAAATCATtgggaagaaattaaaaaaaacagggcCCGGGAGGaa ttttatgaaaaaaataagtgatCTGCTAAAAACAACAACTTTGAAAAAGTCAATTACGAAAGATGTTAAGTCCAAGTTATCTAAATTTCTCATCGTCCCGATCATCCACCCAGGGGTAGCAACAGATCCAAGACTACATTTCATAAAGAGAAAGATCCTCTTCATGTTACAGTTATGGCATGATTCTTTTATCCTTCATCAACACATAGCTGCTGCTGTTTTTAACGAATATAAATCtctgaaggaaaaaggaattacCTTCCCGATTATTAATAAGGCTGAAAAATTTTACGTGAAGAATGCAGACGCCTCTCCATCTTTCTCGGACGATAATATACTCCACGATTTGCCTCTAAAATTGCCACAAATTAACAATATAATGAAAagtttaaaagaaattaaacaCATGCATaatgatgaggaaaaatcaaaatgcaTTGCCATCGTGGCCAAGTACAAAGATCTCGTCTTCCAAAGTATTAACAAATTGTCCGATTACAAGGGCAACGTCAATATCTCCGTCACGCTAAATTCGCTTCTGTACATTAACGACcaaatttgcatttttgaaaaatgggaaaaggagCGGGAAAACGGGGACGGAAGCGGAAATGGATTTAAGTCCACACTGAGGGACAAGGCAACGGAAGAAGAAACTGAAAAACGcaagcaaaagggaaagaaaaagaaaaacaaaaagaaggaaaccTTCAACCAATCAAATATTaacgaaattatttttaacaaatacGACCCGTGGAACAccgaaaagaaggaagataaaaatgaagcgcAACAAGAAAACGACACCTTTTTCAACGAACCAGTTGCAAGTTTTACCAGCGCCACTTCTGCCAAGTTTATGACCGAACAGACAGACACCCTATTTAACAGTAAAAACGGTGCATCGTACGACAGTGAAAAtctgttttccttttttggtgaAGAATCAATCAAAacggatggaaaaaatgcacctAAAAAGGATAACGAGATGGAGGACAAATATAGCGTTTTCAACGAACTGAACTTTAGTAATGATTCTGCTCATCTCTCAAGCAATAACTTCCAACCGGGGATGGCTAACCTTAACGTCAATTCCCAAACCACACCACTGAAACCATCGAATCAGCTGCCCCACGTTCATATCGCGCAACAAGATAGTAACGCACCCAACAAGCGAACAACgcaaaataacaattttgatAGTGACAAAGGTAGGAATAATTTATTACCCAAGGGGCAGGGACAAAATTCAAATCTTCATTCAAACACAGTCAATGGTCTTCCCCCCCATGAACACAATTCACcattacacaaaaatgagagaaagGCAGTAGCTCCCATCCCTGGGAAGACAACCCCCTCGCCCCATATTCATATATTAACAAGTGAACCGGACGAAGAAAATTTCCAAGTAGGCCTAACAAACGACAGTTTCAATTTGAcacaaattgaaatttctaACCAGTCTTACTTGAGCGAGAGAAATAGAAGCCGAAACGGAGGATTTACAGGGGACTCTCTCCCTAATGACGTAAATGCGACTGCTGGCaatgtacaaaatggtaTTGTAGTAAAAACTAGTGACATAAACGACCTTGCCAGTCGAAATAATTcacagaaaggggaaaaaaaagtcaacGTGTCCAGGGATAGCGATCCCCCTTTTAATGGGAtcaattttgataatataattgattCTGCAGaaactagccaaaatgcGATTAAGCAAAATGAGCCGAAGGCTACCGGGCAGAGGAACATCACCAAGGAGGAACCTCTTACCaacgaaaatgcaaatgAACCTAACTATGATTATTTATTCGAAACGTTTGATTTTGGCCCATCCGGCAATAACAGTGGTGAGGCGAACGTGGAGATGAATGCAAGTAGCGTTGCTGAAAAACAGAGCAATTTGAAAACCCCATCGGAAAGCAACCCCCCAGATGTAGGGTCAAACAGAGCGaatgaacaaacaaataCAAAGGAAGTTTGCGATACGTCaatcaaaaatgtgcatggaGGAACATCTGATATGGTGCTGGACCAAGTTAACAAGGAGGCCACAAGTATGAACACAAAGCACAACCCAGTGAGTCGTACCACAGTGAATAACGATGACTTGTACAGCCACCTAAACCAATTGACCCCCGTGAGTAGCGTGAATGATGAATCGCGTAGCGGAGATAAAATTTCATCCGACAAGAACAAATGTGATAGTGAGAGCCCAAATAATGCTTCAAatttggaggaagaaatcccaaaaaaaggttacCAGGATGATGGGATAGTTGGCCAATGCAAGGAGGAACAAGGCGTTGAAGAGAAGAAGCACCCAGACAGTAGTCCGATAGCTGAGGAAAAAGCAAacgaaaaggacaaaaaggaagacaacCCCGATGAGGCAAGCAACGCCGATTCGAATGGCATCAACTTTGACGAGATCGACGAAATAACGAAAGCAATAGATGACCTCAACGATAACtttgaaaatatgaatatttataaatatgacaATTAA
- a CDS encoding hypothetical protein (putative), with product MSRESRDTDRSEFPSYDSSRERGKGRNNEYDNRHRRHREDKQRRGSNRDKDDMHSYDHHERGKSSEKVHVKKDEQKDAEEGEETNKNEPKEEANFNPSGLLAQDKNYKNGVELKYIESIDAELPDKKWRLYVFLNANTKDPAEILHLHRKSCYLIGKDDLVVDIKLANPTISKQHAVIQFKKHESEVLPFLLDLSSTNGSYLNNDLIEPNKFYELRQTDILRFGSSAREYVLLHDSSDNPSHA from the exons atgtccAGAGAAAGCAGGGACACTGATCGTAGCGAGTTCCCCAGTTATGACAGCAGTAGAGAAAGGGGCAAGGGACGGAATAACGAATATGATAACCGGCACAGGCGTCACAGAGAAGACAAAcaaagaagaggaagcaaCAGGGATAAGGATGATATGCATAGTTACGACCATCACGAGAGGGGTAAAAGTTCAGAGAAagttcatgtaaaaaaagacgaGCAGAAAGATGctgaagaaggggaagaaacaaataaaaatgagccTAAGGAAGAGGCGAATTTCAACCCCTCGGGGTTACTTGCACAGGACAAGAActacaaaaatggagtagAGTTGAAGTATATCGAAAGTATAGACGCCGAGCTTCCGGATAAGAAGTGGAGATTGTACGTGTTCCTCAATGCGAACACGAAAGACCCTGCGG AAATACTGCACTTACACCGCAAATCATGCTACCTAATTGGAAAGGACGATTTGGTGGTAGACATAAAGCTGGCAAACCCTACCATATCGAAGCAGCACGCGGTAATACAATTTAAGAAGCATGAAAGCGAAGTGCTGCCCTTTCTCCTCGATCTGAGTAGCACCAATGGGTCATATTTGAATAACGACCTAATCGAGCCGAACAAGTTCTACGAATTGAG ACAAACTGATATACTACGGTTTGGAAGTTCAGCGCGAGAATATGTCCTACTGCACGATTCCTCGGATAACCCTTCGCATGCCTGA